In Desulfobacterales bacterium, the genomic stretch TCGTTTTCCGTATACCCGTCTCCGTCGTCATCAATATCATTGGTATCCGTGGTTGAAGATTCAACCGTATAACTGACGGTTTCGGAAAAATCGCTTTCATTGCCGTCTGAGTCAAAGCTCGTGGCGGCAAAATCATAGGTTTGCCCTTCTGTCAGGCCGGAAATGGTGCAGCTGGTCGTATCTGCGGAATTAACCGTTTGGCTGGGGGTGGATGAAAATTCAGTGTCAGCTGATGCATAATAGACGTTGTAACCAGTCACACGGCTGTCATCCGGCTTGGACCAGCTCAGCGTAACTTCCGCCGCATAGGCAGAGAGGGGTAATAAACAAAAAAACAAAAGGGGGATAATCAGGGATAATACATGTTTTTTATTTATTGTTGGATTCATTAAAAACCTCCTAAGGTGTTTTTTCCTTGACCGTGCCGGAAACAACACCTTAGGAGGTGCTGAATCCGCCCGGCGGGCCCGCCGCCATATCCATCATTTGGACTTAGGCCGGTTCCTTTGCGCATCACCTTTTCAGGTGGATTGCCTTTATCAAGCGGTTGATATTATTAGGTCATAAACAATAAAATTAAAATTTTTGAGCTCTTTCAGAAATTTTTTATGCAGATCGCATGCCATGTTTTTTGACTTGGTCAGAGCAGGCGTATTTATTAAAAAAATGATGAACGCCATTGTTTAAGATTCCAATTGATTTTAATGAGTTTTATAAAAATTTACGCGTGTTGAAGTGGCAGGTATTTTTTTTCAAGATTATGTTCTTTGGCATATAAATGCGGCTTTTTATTGGTATAGAAATGTGTATGGGTGTATACAAAATTACACATAAATGAATTATTCAGCCAGCAGCATCAGAATGGGTGCCATGTTGACTTTGGCGTTTTTGTCGTTTGTATCCGTATCTCCCGGAGATGTGGCGTTATCCGGGACTTTATAAGTGATGGTCTCTGACAGTTGGCTTTCACTCCCGTTTGAATCAAAGCTGGATGCAGCAAAATGATAGGTCGCGCCCGCTATTAAGCCTGAAATTATGCAGTTCGTTTGATCTGCGGAATTTATTCTTTGGTCCGGGGTTGTAGTGAAATTCGTTCCGGATATCGTGCAGTAGACATTATAACCAGCCACACGACTGTCAGCGGGCTTCGCCCAGCTGAGAGTAACTTCCGCGGAGTCGGCGGCAGCGGATAAAAAACATGAAAGAAAAAGCAAAAACAATATAATTAAAAGATTTTTATATACCTTATTAAGAATTGACATATAAAATATTTCCTTAAATATTAAAGAAAGCTGACAGCAAATATTAAAGAAAGCTGACAGCAAAATTTCCCTTCTTTATACAAGTGCCGTGCCAAATTATTAAGGTACTGGAATAATAAAGTTTTTGCTTGTCAGCGGGGAGGTTTCGGATCGCTGGCTGTTACGATTTGTGCACACAGGGTTACAAATATTTCCCGGTGGGATCTTGAGAATTCTATTGTTCGTTGGGTTTCGCAAGCTCAACCCAACCTACGCTAGGCTCAAGTGCCTTTAACTTCATGATATTAATACGTTTTAATCGAAAATGATAACCATATGAAATTCAGGCTGGGGATAACCGGGAAATTATTCGCGTTATATATCGTTTTTTTTCTGGTATTTTTGGGTACCACGATTGTTTTTTATGTCAATGTGACCGAGATCGTGGCGCGGTCCGAGGAGATAGTCAGCAAAAACAATGAAATTGCCTCGCGCTCAAAGCAAATGATCGAAAATTTGCTGAGCATGGAGGAGTACCATCAAAAATATGTTTTACTTAACAATGATGAGTACTGGCGCCTGTATCAATCCGCGAGAAAGGAGTTCGAGGCCAATTTAAATGCGGTCCTGAATTTGAAAACTTCGGATGCCGCCTTAATGGAAAAGTGGCAGGCTCTGGAGAGCACCTATCTTCATTTTTATGATCAGGCGGAAAAAGGCGCCTCTTTCCCGGAGAAAAAAATCTGGATTCCGGAATCCTTTGTCAACAAATGGATTCAGGCAATATCGGCCGCCCGGGAGAAAAATGAGGAGAATATTGAAGCAGCGCTTCAGGAAATCAACCAGCAGAGCCGATCGGCCGCGCGATATGGGCTGATCGGGTTGTTCATTGCTGTCATTTTCGGCGGTTTCGGCAGCCTGTTTTTGGCAAAATCGATGATTCGGCCTTTAAAGGAGTTGATGCAGGGCATTCGATCGTTTTCAAAGGAGAGAATGAGCGAGACGATACAGATTCGATACAGGGATGAGCTTGGGGAGTTAACCGATGCGTTCAACGACATGACCAGGCGGTTGAAGCGCGAAGAAAATATGCGCTCGGATTTTATCTCCATGCTGAGCCATGAGATCCGAACGCCGTTGACTTCAATCCGGGAATCAGTAAATATGATTTTCGAAGAGGTGATGGGGACGGTAAATGAGCGCCAAAAGAAATTTCTTAAAATCGCCAGTTCGGAAATCGGACGGATTTCTGAATTGTTAAATCATATGATGCAGGTATCGAGAATGGAGGTTAAAGCGCTTGAGGTTCAGCCCCGCCCGGTTGATCCCTATGAACTTGTATCCAAGAGCATTGACCATCTTAAAACCACGGCGCAGGCAAAAAATATCACTTTTAATCTTCAGGTACCGAATGATGCCCCCAAAGTCATGTGCACGCCCGAGCATCTGCATCAGGTGTTTCTCAATATTTTGGGCAACGCAATAAAATTTACGGATCAGGGCGGTAGCGTAGGCATTCATGTGATACCTGATAAAAAGGGCGAAAACCTGACCTTTGCAATTGAGGATAGCGGGCCGGGTATTTCAGAAGAAGATCAGGCCCTTATATTTAATAAATATTACAGGGCAAAAGATGTACGCGGTCACATGGACGGCGTGGGTCTGGGGTTAAGTATTTCAAGGCAGATAATCGTGGCGCATGGGGGCAATATTTGGGTTAAAAGCGAAGTCGGGGCCGGAAGTGTTTTTGGATTTACGCTTCCGGCGGCCGTGGCCGAATAAAATTTTTTCGGCTTGATAATGATTCAATCCAAGTGATAATGAAAAACATTACTTTGACAAAAGACTTCTTATTTTTTCAATTCTTACTTGCAATACTGTTCCTTTTTGTTTTATCTGGGTGCGCCATTTTTGAGAAGGAGGATCCCGAAAAAATTCC encodes the following:
- a CDS encoding fibronectin type III domain-containing protein; amino-acid sequence: MSILNKVYKNLLIILFLLFLSCFLSAAADSAEVTLSWAKPADSRVAGYNVYCTISGTNFTTTPDQRINSADQTNCIISGLIAGATYHFAASSFDSNGSESQLSETITYKVPDNATSPGDTDTNDKNAKVNMAPILMLLAE
- a CDS encoding ATP-binding protein: MKFRLGITGKLFALYIVFFLVFLGTTIVFYVNVTEIVARSEEIVSKNNEIASRSKQMIENLLSMEEYHQKYVLLNNDEYWRLYQSARKEFEANLNAVLNLKTSDAALMEKWQALESTYLHFYDQAEKGASFPEKKIWIPESFVNKWIQAISAAREKNEENIEAALQEINQQSRSAARYGLIGLFIAVIFGGFGSLFLAKSMIRPLKELMQGIRSFSKERMSETIQIRYRDELGELTDAFNDMTRRLKREENMRSDFISMLSHEIRTPLTSIRESVNMIFEEVMGTVNERQKKFLKIASSEIGRISELLNHMMQVSRMEVKALEVQPRPVDPYELVSKSIDHLKTTAQAKNITFNLQVPNDAPKVMCTPEHLHQVFLNILGNAIKFTDQGGSVGIHVIPDKKGENLTFAIEDSGPGISEEDQALIFNKYYRAKDVRGHMDGVGLGLSISRQIIVAHGGNIWVKSEVGAGSVFGFTLPAAVAE